In Flavobacterium sp. CBA20B-1, one DNA window encodes the following:
- a CDS encoding gliding motility-associated C-terminal domain-containing protein translates to MKNIYLMKWLFALCFTAFISTIGIAQCNINSFTATPVNGICSQDGQVQIAIPGAATCSGGNAVTATIRVAGTTTDLDFQVLSPTGTASFSNLAPGNYEVRLTQSGTTVGPQTVTVTSSYVPFTVNFDEILGETCRATDQFYGPDGSVTASVSRPTTGTYTYEIQSLGLNSGPITAQTYTFDNLAAGNYVLTITENVVGCSAGIGSGFTIDPYTGTTLPSVPYTGPAGFEIVQNADCSGWNIGVSGTPNRFLGGAQNRERILGSNGSLTISYGGNTYNAVAGFDHGLGTGTYAHFENVPPNTAVVIEANDGCNVRTQTFTTPAINSDFLYLSQRSIYSSELCGPVNYIVTNERSNTGTYYTYQSSYPVTYNIYHEQPLGSGNWIQINTPEQFNTRPSDSGREHPNNSSFPLAYNFVNGESYRLEQVNSCRTLTRDFVFNASTPSHPLDDANLVEAHSILEGTSGFVLTKNNNYTGFDGLLKEITYTINRVDGLTSYTFPDSEPYSYGDDRQTTINFPIVLNTDYDLGAVRQRFINLPLGEYEVAITDEECNYTVVRTVNLTTPATYDPIINVVPTSCGAFNIEYALNRGNASFDIGNRTQLIDANTNAVIAQSGLSTAENLAGTFSNIPSGTYIIVYNNIRISGNYATYDVTNVPHSDRNNGNVPSDVETEEIVITPLPALTFSTTNLFCNPSDNNSGFIAIQTAGTPVGSITYSLWNGSSNPDADAPLQTYNTTDLTETSYVFQNLASGSYIIRVFTDCGFTEQTVNLINGNTVFPSPSANPPVVCESDNQTTLSIGLPTSTFDIEWFEGATSIGTGNSVTVNPTTTTTYTVNYELSGSLGCTNPLQASEDVTVTVTPNITLVSSETTTCAADGLSYTITATVSGTAPFTATGTGAPGTWVDNGDNTSTWTSDAIAAGTDYNVSISDSGVCDPLAVAGTSPICCVFEVTCPTFDTETVECYDEIPTATTLTEAEFEALGNADGLIGDIPCGVIEITASNSAAPACGGTVTRTYTVTEYEDPNNNDIRDAGEDTVLNTVDCIQTYTISAPVVTMPADGASIVACAADAVTPTTPTVIDNCGRTLTAVLTNTDADPSCEGTKAYTYTYTDCAGVDYTWTYTYTISAPVITMPADGASTVACAADAVTPTTPTVVDNCGRTLTAVLTNTDADPSCEGTKAYTYTYTDCQGNSHDWVYTYTIERADFKMPANGMSAVACPADAIAPVLPLVTDNCGNVLTPSAPVVTELPSPICEGIISYTYTYTDCAGNSHDWVHTYIVERKDFSVPANGSSTVACISEAVAPTSLPTVTDNCGNVLTPISSFIGGTYDGCSGTRTYNYQYQDCEGYNHIWTYEYTINAPVVTLPVNGSSTVSCASEALVVPVAPMVTDNCGRFLIGFLTNVSATPSCAGTKVYTYTYVDCTGTPYTWEYTYTISNPVVTMPAAGSSTVACVAEAVAPTAPTVVDNCGRALTAVLTNTDADPACSGTKAYTYTYTDCTGTPYTWTYTYTISAPMVTMPANGLSTVACPSDVVAPTVPTVTNNCGNVLTPSAAVISQEPTCEGDITYTYTFTDCEGTTHDWTHTFTIEREDFSVPANTASTVACASAITAPTVPTVTDNCGNVLPPSGPVISQEPACEGDVTYTYTFTDCEGNTHPWTHTFTIEREDFILPANGSETVSCISAAVAPVLPTVTDNCGNVLTPVFSFEGGTYDGCEGTRTFNYEYKDCANHTQTWVYTYIIEAEDFTLPANGSSTVACASEIVAPTVPTVTDNCGNVLTASAPVVSALPSCEGDVTYTYTFTDCQGNSHNWVYTYTIEDTVAPTGTAPSDLVLECMSAIPAADAAAILDEADNCNGSVTVTVSDIDNGGSGCLGNAYIITRTYTLTDCAGNQTDLVQTITVEDSTGPEFVEVLPMDITLECSDSLPAVAELTAVDNCGAATVSFNEERTEGSCPNSYTLERTWTATDACGNTTTHTQVITVEDTTAPEFVGPMPNREVFMRCEDFEPAEILTAVDNCGTASVRSYDEKIEGDCEAKYDILRTWVATDACGNETSYTQTIHLSCPVEIFNAVTPNGDGMNDELILKGINCYPGNVVEVYNRWGVLVYETKDYNSQGNTFKGYSEGRVTVSKQSKLPSGTYYYVVKYTFDLGNGIQYPTEQAGYLHLENNE, encoded by the coding sequence ATGAAAAATATATATTTAATGAAATGGCTGTTTGCTTTATGCTTCACAGCCTTTATAAGCACTATTGGTATTGCGCAATGTAACATCAATAGTTTTACCGCAACTCCCGTAAATGGTATTTGCTCCCAAGATGGGCAAGTGCAAATTGCCATTCCGGGAGCAGCAACCTGCTCTGGTGGCAATGCTGTTACAGCAACTATTCGAGTAGCAGGCACAACCACCGACCTCGACTTTCAGGTTTTATCACCCACAGGTACTGCTTCCTTTAGCAACTTGGCACCTGGTAATTATGAAGTGCGTTTAACGCAAAGTGGCACTACAGTAGGACCACAAACCGTAACAGTTACTTCTAGCTACGTGCCTTTTACCGTAAATTTTGATGAAATACTTGGCGAAACCTGCCGGGCAACCGATCAGTTCTACGGACCCGATGGTTCGGTTACTGCAAGTGTAAGTCGCCCAACAACAGGTACCTATACCTACGAAATTCAATCATTAGGCTTAAACTCTGGACCTATTACGGCTCAAACTTATACTTTTGATAATTTAGCTGCAGGCAATTATGTATTAACCATTACGGAAAACGTAGTAGGTTGTTCTGCTGGAATTGGTTCTGGTTTTACTATTGACCCTTATACAGGCACTACATTACCATCTGTACCATATACTGGACCAGCAGGATTTGAAATAGTTCAGAATGCAGATTGTTCGGGATGGAATATTGGTGTGTCTGGCACTCCAAATCGATTTTTAGGAGGGGCTCAAAACAGAGAAAGAATTCTGGGGTCAAATGGATCTTTAACAATATCTTATGGTGGAAATACTTATAATGCCGTAGCAGGATTCGACCATGGTTTAGGAACAGGTACATATGCACATTTTGAAAATGTTCCTCCTAACACAGCTGTGGTTATCGAAGCTAATGATGGTTGTAATGTTCGCACACAAACCTTTACTACACCCGCAATTAATTCAGATTTCCTATATCTTTCTCAACGTTCGATATATAGTTCCGAACTTTGCGGACCAGTAAACTATATTGTTACGAATGAAAGAAGCAATACTGGAACTTATTACACCTATCAATCAAGCTATCCAGTAACTTATAACATCTATCATGAGCAACCCTTAGGAAGTGGCAATTGGATACAAATAAACACACCAGAACAATTCAATACTCGCCCTAGTGATAGCGGTCGTGAACATCCAAACAATTCTTCTTTTCCTTTAGCATATAATTTTGTTAACGGAGAAAGTTATCGATTAGAGCAAGTAAATTCTTGTAGAACACTTACTCGTGATTTTGTTTTTAATGCATCTACACCATCTCACCCGCTAGATGATGCTAATTTGGTTGAAGCACATTCAATATTAGAAGGTACTTCTGGTTTTGTATTGACTAAAAATAATAACTATACTGGATTTGATGGTCTTTTAAAAGAGATAACCTACACCATTAATCGTGTTGATGGTTTAACCTCATATACTTTTCCAGACTCTGAACCATATAGCTATGGTGATGATAGACAGACTACAATAAACTTTCCAATCGTTTTAAATACAGATTACGATTTAGGCGCTGTACGTCAACGATTCATAAACTTACCGTTAGGCGAATATGAAGTTGCGATAACAGATGAGGAATGTAACTACACCGTAGTTCGTACAGTAAATTTAACTACACCAGCAACTTACGACCCAATTATCAATGTAGTACCAACTTCGTGTGGTGCTTTTAATATAGAGTATGCGTTAAACCGTGGAAATGCTTCATTTGACATTGGGAATAGAACACAGCTTATAGACGCTAACACAAATGCAGTAATTGCACAAAGTGGTTTGTCAACTGCTGAAAACTTAGCAGGTACATTTAGTAACATACCTAGTGGTACCTATATAATAGTTTACAACAACATAAGAATTTCAGGTAATTATGCAACTTATGACGTAACAAATGTACCGCATAGCGATAGAAACAATGGGAACGTACCATCTGATGTAGAAACAGAAGAAATTGTTATAACTCCATTACCAGCCTTAACATTTTCAACCACAAATTTATTCTGTAATCCTTCAGATAACAACTCTGGTTTTATTGCGATACAAACTGCGGGTACACCAGTTGGTTCTATTACTTATAGTTTGTGGAATGGCTCTTCAAACCCTGATGCCGATGCGCCTTTACAAACATACAACACCACAGATTTAACAGAAACATCTTATGTTTTTCAAAACCTTGCTTCAGGTTCATATATTATCCGCGTATTCACAGATTGTGGTTTTACCGAGCAAACAGTCAATTTAATCAATGGTAATACAGTGTTCCCATCACCATCTGCGAATCCGCCAGTTGTTTGTGAAAGCGATAATCAAACCACGCTAAGTATTGGATTACCAACTAGCACGTTTGATATAGAATGGTTTGAAGGAGCAACTTCTATAGGAACAGGAAATTCAGTTACTGTAAATCCTACCACGACTACTACTTATACGGTGAATTATGAACTTTCTGGCTCGTTGGGTTGTACAAACCCTCTCCAAGCTTCTGAAGATGTAACTGTAACAGTAACGCCTAATATAACTTTGGTTAGCTCAGAAACAACCACTTGTGCCGCAGACGGACTAAGCTATACGATTACAGCAACAGTAAGCGGTACTGCACCATTTACAGCTACCGGAACCGGAGCACCAGGCACATGGGTAGATAACGGAGATAACACCTCTACATGGACATCAGACGCTATTGCTGCAGGAACAGATTACAATGTTTCTATTTCTGACAGTGGCGTGTGTGACCCGTTAGCCGTTGCAGGTACATCACCAATTTGTTGTGTATTTGAAGTAACATGTCCAACGTTTGACACAGAAACAGTAGAATGCTATGATGAAATACCAACAGCAACTACACTAACCGAAGCAGAATTTGAAGCTTTAGGAAATGCTGATGGATTAATTGGAGATATTCCATGTGGCGTAATCGAAATCACTGCTAGCAATAGCGCAGCGCCAGCTTGTGGAGGAACTGTAACGCGTACTTATACTGTAACTGAATATGAAGACCCTAATAACAACGATATTAGAGATGCAGGAGAAGATACAGTATTAAACACTGTAGATTGTATACAAACCTACACCATCAGTGCGCCTGTAGTTACTATGCCTGCAGATGGTGCTTCCATAGTAGCATGTGCTGCTGATGCAGTAACACCAACTACTCCAACAGTTATTGATAACTGCGGACGAACACTAACAGCAGTATTAACAAATACAGATGCAGACCCTTCATGTGAAGGAACTAAAGCATATACCTACACTTATACAGATTGTGCTGGTGTTGATTACACTTGGACATATACGTATACCATCAGTGCGCCTGTAATTACTATGCCTGCAGATGGTGCTTCCACAGTAGCATGTGCTGCTGATGCAGTAACACCAACTACTCCAACAGTAGTTGATAACTGCGGACGAACACTAACAGCAGTATTAACAAATACAGATGCAGACCCTTCATGTGAAGGAACTAAAGCATATACCTACACTTATACCGATTGTCAAGGGAACAGCCATGATTGGGTTTACACCTACACCATTGAGCGTGCAGATTTCAAGATGCCAGCCAATGGAATGTCAGCGGTAGCATGTCCTGCAGACGCAATAGCACCTGTATTACCTTTAGTAACGGACAACTGTGGCAATGTATTAACACCGAGTGCTCCGGTAGTAACCGAGTTACCAAGCCCAATATGTGAAGGAATAATCAGTTATACCTATACCTACACAGATTGTGCAGGCAACAGCCACGATTGGGTTCACACGTATATAGTAGAGCGTAAAGACTTTAGTGTACCAGCAAATGGCTCATCAACGGTAGCATGTATATCAGAAGCAGTAGCACCAACTAGTTTACCAACAGTTACCGATAACTGCGGAAATGTATTAACACCAATTAGCTCGTTTATAGGGGGCACTTATGACGGATGTTCAGGTACGCGTACCTACAACTACCAATACCAAGATTGTGAAGGCTATAATCATATCTGGACTTACGAATATACGATAAATGCACCGGTAGTGACCCTACCAGTAAATGGATCATCTACCGTATCATGTGCATCAGAAGCACTAGTAGTACCAGTAGCCCCAATGGTAACCGACAACTGTGGAAGATTCCTAATAGGATTTTTAACCAATGTATCGGCAACACCATCATGTGCAGGCACCAAAGTATATACCTATACCTATGTAGATTGTACCGGAACGCCATACACTTGGGAATACACCTATACAATTAGTAATCCGGTAGTTACCATGCCTGCTGCGGGATCGTCAACAGTAGCTTGTGTTGCTGAAGCGGTAGCCCCAACTGCACCAACAGTAGTTGACAACTGTGGCCGAGCACTAACAGCAGTATTAACAAATACAGATGCAGACCCTGCATGTTCAGGCACAAAAGCATACACCTATACCTATACAGATTGTACAGGAACACCATACACATGGACATATACTTATACAATAAGTGCACCAATGGTTACTATGCCAGCCAACGGATTATCAACGGTAGCATGTCCGTCCGATGTAGTAGCACCAACTGTACCAACGGTAACAAACAACTGTGGAAACGTTTTAACACCAAGCGCAGCTGTAATTTCACAAGAACCAACGTGTGAAGGAGATATAACTTATACCTACACGTTTACAGATTGTGAAGGAACTACGCACGATTGGACACACACGTTCACCATTGAAAGAGAAGATTTCTCCGTACCAGCTAATACTGCATCAACAGTAGCATGTGCATCTGCTATTACGGCACCAACAGTGCCAACGGTAACAGACAATTGCGGAAACGTATTACCACCAAGTGGTCCTGTAATTTCACAAGAACCAGCGTGTGAAGGAGATGTAACTTATACGTACACGTTTACAGATTGTGAAGGAAATACGCACCCTTGGACGCATACCTTCACCATTGAAAGAGAAGATTTCATCTTACCTGCCAATGGTTCAGAAACGGTATCATGTATAAGCGCAGCAGTGGCACCGGTATTACCAACGGTAACCGATAACTGTGGCAATGTATTAACACCTGTTTTCAGTTTCGAAGGAGGAACCTACGACGGATGTGAAGGCACAAGAACCTTTAATTATGAATATAAAGATTGTGCTAACCATACACAAACGTGGGTATATACCTATATCATTGAAGCAGAAGACTTCACTTTGCCAGCCAACGGATCATCAACGGTAGCATGTGCTTCAGAGATTGTAGCACCAACTGTACCAACGGTAACCGATAATTGCGGGAATGTATTAACGGCAAGTGCCCCGGTAGTTTCAGCTCTTCCAAGTTGTGAAGGCGATGTAACTTATACCTACACGTTTACCGATTGCCAAGGCAATAGCCACAATTGGGTGTACACCTACACCATTGAAGATACGGTTGCGCCAACAGGAACAGCACCATCCGATTTAGTATTAGAATGTATGAGTGCTATACCAGCGGCAGATGCAGCAGCTATCTTAGACGAAGCCGACAACTGCAACGGAAGTGTTACCGTAACGGTATCCGACATAGATAATGGAGGCAGTGGATGTTTAGGCAATGCTTATATCATCACCAGAACCTATACGTTAACAGATTGTGCAGGCAACCAAACCGATTTGGTACAAACCATCACGGTAGAAGACAGCACCGGTCCGGAATTTGTAGAAGTTTTACCAATGGATATCACCTTGGAATGCAGCGATTCGTTACCAGCGGTAGCAGAACTCACAGCCGTTGACAACTGTGGAGCAGCAACAGTAAGCTTTAACGAAGAGCGTACAGAAGGTTCATGCCCTAATAGTTATACATTAGAAAGAACATGGACAGCAACCGACGCGTGCGGCAACACCACTACACACACACAAGTGATAACAGTGGAAGACACCACCGCTCCTGAATTTGTAGGCCCTATGCCAAATAGAGAAGTATTCATGCGATGCGAAGACTTCGAACCGGCAGAAATCTTAACAGCCGTTGACAATTGTGGAACAGCAAGTGTTCGCTCATACGATGAGAAGATAGAAGGCGATTGTGAAGCGAAGTATGACATTTTAAGAACATGGGTTGCAACAGACGCATGTGGAAATGAGACCAGTTATACGCAAACAATTCATTTATCGTGTCCAGTAGAAATATTTAATGCAGTAACTCCAAACGGTGACGGCATGAATGATGAGTTAATTTTGAAAGGAATCAATTGTTACCCGGGCAACGTTGTAGAAGTATACAACCGTTGGGGTGTATTGGTTTACGAAACGAAGGATTACAATTCCCAAGGCAACACCTTTAAAGGATATTCCGAAGGAAGAGTCACAGTTAGTAAGCAATCAAAATTACCATCAGGGACATATTATTACGTAGTTAAGTACACGTTTGATTTAGGCAATGGAATCCAATATCCAACCGAACAAGCCGGCTACTTACATTTGGAGAATAACGAATAA
- a CDS encoding helix-turn-helix domain-containing protein, protein MDTKIPNQQLKTGPDFGKIFRDMAAKKKIETPLDFAEKQNWSSLDVIKINDMFFASKQNDSQMFNQSHRAYDAASVKQILNYQEKHGLNNSEISKMFKLSRNTLAKWKKMDLYRNNN, encoded by the coding sequence ATGGATACAAAAATACCCAACCAACAGTTAAAAACAGGGCCTGATTTTGGAAAAATTTTCAGAGACATGGCAGCCAAAAAAAAAATAGAAACTCCTTTAGATTTTGCCGAAAAACAAAATTGGAGTAGTCTAGATGTAATCAAAATAAACGATATGTTTTTTGCTTCCAAACAAAATGATAGTCAAATGTTTAATCAAAGTCACCGCGCCTATGATGCAGCCTCTGTGAAACAGATTCTTAATTATCAAGAAAAGCATGGATTAAATAATTCTGAAATATCCAAAATGTTCAAACTAAGTAGAAATACATTAGCAAAATGGAAAAAAATGGATTTATACAGAAACAACAATTAG
- a CDS encoding helix-turn-helix domain-containing protein gives MKCEEEDILEMFQYKTLDTDRLLRWCKLLEYDFFRLYSQHLILYTSKKHFVNKSTSKNNQVPQFKKNIYTKEIIDYLLELIRTNQKTVTEIIKEYKIPKTTIYRWIQKYPTNS, from the coding sequence ATGAAATGTGAAGAAGAAGATATTTTGGAAATGTTTCAATACAAGACGCTTGATACTGATAGATTACTAAGGTGGTGCAAGCTTTTAGAATATGATTTTTTCAGGCTTTATTCGCAACATTTAATATTATATACATCAAAAAAACACTTTGTAAATAAAAGTACATCGAAAAACAACCAAGTACCACAATTTAAAAAAAATATATACACCAAAGAAATCATAGACTATTTATTAGAGCTTATACGCACTAACCAAAAAACAGTAACTGAAATAATAAAAGAATATAAAATACCAAAAACAACTATATACAGATGGATACAAAAATACCCAACCAACAGTTAA
- a CDS encoding LytR/AlgR family response regulator transcription factor, which produces MQTYSAVIVDDEKTSINLIKYFINKYIPTIHIAGLADSVENGKKIINNYKPDICILDIQLKNKNVFELLDQIDYSETEIIFITAFSEYAIKAFKYNAIDYIMKPISIDDLKTACEKCMQRIEERKLFEQNTYNTKDHNSNQKKDTITIVSTDKVDTIKKADILFCKSDGRYTTFYLKNDRQIVASKNLGEYEQLFANDYFFRIHHSYIVNLDNLMLISKKENNYFCDMINNYSLPIAKRRIESLRVFMKMNK; this is translated from the coding sequence ATGCAAACGTATTCAGCAGTAATTGTAGATGACGAAAAAACAAGTATCAATCTAATAAAATACTTTATAAACAAATACATTCCAACCATTCATATTGCAGGTTTAGCTGATTCAGTTGAAAATGGAAAAAAAATCATAAATAACTATAAACCAGATATTTGTATATTAGATATTCAGTTAAAAAATAAAAATGTTTTTGAATTACTAGATCAGATTGATTACAGCGAAACCGAAATAATATTCATTACCGCATTTAGCGAATATGCAATTAAAGCTTTCAAATATAATGCAATAGATTATATAATGAAACCGATTTCTATCGATGATTTAAAAACAGCATGTGAAAAATGTATGCAAAGAATTGAAGAACGCAAACTTTTTGAACAAAACACATACAATACAAAAGACCATAACAGCAATCAAAAAAAAGATACGATTACAATTGTATCAACCGATAAAGTTGATACAATTAAGAAAGCAGATATCCTTTTTTGCAAATCAGATGGCCGATACACTACTTTTTATTTAAAGAATGACCGGCAAATTGTTGCCAGTAAAAATTTAGGCGAATACGAGCAATTATTCGCAAATGATTATTTTTTTAGAATACATCACTCCTACATTGTAAATCTTGATAATTTAATGCTTATCAGTAAAAAAGAGAACAATTATTTTTGTGATATGATCAACAATTACAGTTTACCAATAGCTAAAAGAAGAATTGAAAGCCTTCGGGTTTTTATGAAAATGAATAAATAA
- a CDS encoding sensor histidine kinase: MKFIKLLVFLCAFNQLWAQQQYATKNIHSVQELESVLTYTMAFDRNGYTWLATDNGIYKFNGTYYKHFSMKDGLPTNDIFYIKIDSEDRIWLTGYFKGLYYIKNDQIFKVENANIQSAYYEFTKQDTLFFSEHLKNGRYFLTNQHFKIKRYPDKENLVLVNYHHALKAYVFKNAATNEYYLLNDQKKVLKKFASNEQYYSLLSNPFSINFVNIPKNKQENYSVTKKFPFEIHKFTFQKSQPIFAGIAGFNSKRVQLLSAKNDDVYKIYSNSKGKCIVFEKGIYNEVLSQKISSLPYNFETIESISIDKYENFWIIFKGNTVQFIPKSFFKIKHYSYNQLLGDHNYHIKSAFLYEHSLIALTSTNEVFQINFKNKSKKLHTFNDNTSAIYRSGNQLIAVHTNKIASYKIQDNLLEFLSFQDRLIPHKRTGGIRNSYFKKDNIYTIQKNIIQNNTSKNLYEIKADLRFNNILVTDNQSVVVSNEEQLGIYHLNSKQFVASYSIKFTNTINHINDLILVGTHSNGLLLVTQNFKILQNLLPNDNIYKIIKDSVSNQLFVVTNAGLYVYNYNNKKLHLTRIIPLDSGIIKGKINDILSDSKNLYIITQQGITTIAKDFINIKISGEIEINHIIVNDHKINNLEFLFLKRDQNNISIQTSLKTMNNTADFVKYYSLSRNNQLEDWKIFTENELYFKELAPGTYTFKTYSQSYNDKTKNSKSFQFTIKPYFWETTFFKILVFIAVILLTILGLYIIRSKRAKKFNLRLKLINLEMKALRAQMNPHFIFNTLNNMQSSVLLDDEIKVNNYFAKFAKLLRSTLDIVNKEHITLADEMAYINSYIAIENMKTNQPINLTYTIDESIDTTTTKVPVMLLQPFVENAVIHGLSDINDDKQLKITIKKQTDAIIIAITDNGVGRNVNKNIDHSTLHTSYATKIVQNRLQLYKDLFKKSFSCEIVDLVDANNQPLGTKVILNIAIIDSFNVHNIFK; the protein is encoded by the coding sequence ATGAAGTTTATAAAACTGCTTGTTTTTTTGTGCGCTTTTAACCAACTATGGGCACAACAGCAGTATGCTACAAAAAATATACACTCGGTGCAAGAACTGGAATCTGTGTTAACATATACCATGGCTTTTGACCGCAATGGTTATACCTGGCTGGCTACCGACAATGGAATTTATAAATTTAATGGTACATACTACAAACATTTTTCTATGAAAGACGGTTTGCCCACCAATGATATCTTCTATATTAAAATTGATTCTGAAGATCGCATTTGGCTTACCGGCTATTTCAAGGGTTTATATTATATTAAAAATGACCAAATTTTTAAAGTGGAAAATGCAAATATACAAAGTGCATATTATGAATTTACCAAACAAGATACATTATTTTTTTCAGAACATCTGAAAAATGGCCGCTACTTTTTAACCAATCAACATTTTAAAATCAAAAGATACCCAGATAAAGAAAACCTTGTTTTGGTGAATTACCACCATGCATTGAAGGCTTATGTATTTAAAAATGCGGCTACTAATGAATACTACCTGCTAAATGATCAAAAAAAGGTGTTAAAGAAGTTTGCATCCAATGAACAGTATTATTCGCTACTTTCTAATCCATTTTCGATTAATTTTGTAAATATACCCAAAAACAAACAGGAAAATTATTCGGTAACAAAAAAATTTCCCTTTGAAATACATAAATTTACGTTTCAAAAATCACAACCAATCTTTGCAGGTATAGCTGGCTTCAATTCCAAACGGGTGCAATTGCTTTCTGCAAAAAACGATGATGTTTATAAAATTTACAGCAATTCCAAAGGTAAATGTATCGTTTTTGAAAAAGGTATTTATAACGAAGTTTTATCGCAAAAAATTTCTTCTTTACCCTACAATTTTGAAACTATTGAAAGTATCAGCATTGATAAATATGAGAATTTTTGGATTATTTTTAAAGGAAATACCGTTCAATTCATTCCAAAATCATTTTTTAAAATCAAGCATTACAGTTATAATCAGCTGTTAGGAGATCATAATTACCATATTAAATCGGCGTTTTTGTATGAGCATTCGCTAATTGCATTAACAAGTACAAATGAGGTGTTCCAAATTAATTTTAAAAATAAATCTAAAAAATTGCATACGTTTAATGATAATACATCTGCTATCTATCGTTCTGGTAACCAATTGATTGCAGTGCATACAAACAAAATTGCATCTTATAAAATTCAAGATAATTTACTGGAATTTTTGAGCTTTCAAGACCGATTAATACCCCATAAAAGAACAGGAGGTATTAGAAATAGTTATTTTAAAAAGGATAATATTTATACAATTCAGAAAAATATTATACAAAACAATACTTCGAAAAATTTGTACGAAATAAAGGCCGATTTGCGCTTTAATAACATTTTGGTGACCGATAATCAATCGGTGGTTGTTTCAAACGAAGAACAATTGGGTATTTATCATCTAAATAGTAAACAATTTGTAGCATCGTATTCCATAAAATTTACCAATACTATTAATCATATCAACGATTTAATTTTGGTAGGTACACATTCAAATGGTTTGCTTTTGGTAACGCAAAATTTTAAAATTTTACAAAATTTGCTTCCTAATGACAACATCTATAAAATTATCAAAGATTCTGTATCAAACCAGCTATTTGTGGTAACCAATGCCGGATTATATGTTTATAATTACAACAATAAAAAATTACATTTAACGAGGATAATACCATTGGATAGTGGCATTATAAAAGGTAAAATTAATGATATTCTTTCCGATAGCAAAAACCTTTATATTATTACGCAGCAAGGAATTACAACAATAGCAAAAGATTTCATCAATATAAAAATTTCGGGTGAAATAGAAATTAATCATATCATTGTTAATGACCATAAAATCAATAATTTAGAATTCTTATTCTTAAAAAGAGATCAAAATAATATAAGCATTCAAACTTCTTTGAAAACAATGAATAATACGGCTGATTTTGTGAAGTATTATTCCTTATCAAGAAATAATCAACTTGAAGATTGGAAAATATTTACCGAAAATGAATTATATTTTAAAGAATTAGCTCCGGGTACATACACTTTTAAAACATATAGTCAATCTTACAATGATAAAACTAAAAATAGTAAGAGCTTTCAATTTACAATAAAACCATATTTTTGGGAAACAACTTTCTTTAAAATACTTGTATTTATCGCAGTTATTTTACTAACCATTTTGGGGTTGTATATCATTCGATCAAAACGTGCAAAAAAATTTAACCTTCGTTTAAAACTTATAAATTTAGAAATGAAAGCCTTACGCGCACAAATGAACCCTCATTTCATTTTTAATACTTTAAATAATATGCAAAGTAGTGTATTGCTTGATGATGAAATTAAAGTAAATAATTATTTTGCAAAATTTGCAAAATTACTGCGCTCAACGCTTGATATTGTAAATAAAGAACACATAACTTTAGCCGATGAAATGGCTTATATCAATTCGTATATTGCTATTGAAAATATGAAAACCAACCAGCCAATAAATCTCACTTATACAATTGATGAATCCATTGATACAACCACAACAAAAGTACCTGTGATGTTGTTACAGCCATTTGTAGAAAATGCGGTAATTCATGGCTTGTCGGATATAAACGATGACAAACAATTAAAAATCACTATAAAAAAACAAACAGATGCAATCATCATTGCGATTACAGACAATGGAGTAGGGAGGAACGTAAATAAAAACATAGATCATTCCACCTTACACACCTCCTATGCAACAAAAATCGTTCAAAATAGGTTGCAACTATATAAAGACCTCTTTAAAAAATCATTCTCATGCGAAATTGTTGATTTGGTTGATGCTAACAACCAACCATTAGGTACAAAAGTAATTCTTAATATTGCTATTATTGATTCATTTAATGTACATAATATTTTTAAATAA